In a single window of the Maridesulfovibrio bastinii DSM 16055 genome:
- the recD2 gene encoding SF1B family DNA helicase RecD2 — MAEEDSLTGEVRNVIFHNEDNNYTVCRIASKEESSQITVVGILPGVAAGDNIVVHGRWKQHPKFGRQFEADYHERVRPATEAGVIRFLKSSSIKGVGEAIATEMVSTFGIDVLDILDDEPEKLLKVKGISQKKLDVIKESWSSQREIKNLILFLHSHDVSPTYAARIFNLYGSQSVARISENPYELAYDIRGIGFKTADTMALKLGFAPDSFERIEAAIIYTLFSVSERGGHMFYPKDKLMADVCGKLGGVDCERVEDGLDNLENKKRIRIEDLPEQDIEQAVFLMHFYRFEEEICKRLHGLVNHPSPVSREKVEQVLPEVEEKLGFQLSDEQREAVFDACINKFFIITGGPGTGKTTITKAVVTTLRELGLKVKLAAPTGRAAKRLSEATGRQATTIHRMLQFTPESGGFFYNEDQKLKADVLVVDEASMLDCQLCLAVLRAVPLTCRVIFVGDVNQLPSVGPGNVLSDLLQSGQVPSAVLNHIFRQAQESYIVVNAHRINDGEFPLNHPKEAPESDFYWIPQENLQKVQDMIVQSVCERIPERYFLDPMTDIQVLTPMHKGEVGTQRLNQVLQEKLNPAKGAVLTRGNTEFRVGDRILQLRNNYEKEVFNGDLGRVFYIDKEEGELTAEFDGNIVHYESSELDELSLAYAVSVHKSQGSEYPAVVMPVVTQHYLLLQRNLLYTALTRARRLAVLVGGNKAFQIGLNNVTAGKRFTHLRYRIKRIFEENSL, encoded by the coding sequence ATGGCTGAAGAAGATTCATTAACCGGGGAAGTTCGTAACGTAATTTTCCATAATGAAGATAATAATTATACAGTTTGTCGAATTGCTTCTAAGGAAGAATCTTCACAGATAACTGTTGTCGGGATACTTCCCGGTGTTGCTGCTGGTGACAACATCGTTGTTCACGGAAGGTGGAAGCAGCATCCAAAATTTGGAAGACAGTTTGAAGCTGATTATCATGAAAGAGTACGCCCGGCGACTGAAGCCGGTGTTATACGGTTTTTAAAGTCATCATCCATTAAAGGGGTGGGAGAGGCCATTGCAACTGAGATGGTTTCCACTTTTGGTATTGATGTGCTTGATATTTTAGATGATGAGCCTGAAAAACTGCTCAAAGTTAAAGGTATATCTCAAAAAAAACTTGATGTTATAAAGGAATCATGGAGTTCCCAGAGGGAAATTAAAAATCTTATTCTGTTTTTGCATTCCCATGATGTTTCACCTACTTACGCAGCTAGAATTTTCAATCTTTACGGTTCACAGTCGGTAGCCAGAATTAGCGAAAATCCTTACGAACTTGCCTATGATATCAGAGGCATAGGATTCAAAACCGCTGATACAATGGCTCTTAAGCTTGGTTTTGCCCCTGATTCTTTTGAAAGGATCGAGGCTGCAATTATCTACACTCTTTTTTCTGTCAGTGAACGTGGCGGGCACATGTTTTATCCAAAGGATAAGCTCATGGCGGATGTCTGCGGCAAACTTGGCGGAGTGGATTGTGAAAGAGTGGAAGATGGTCTGGATAATCTCGAAAACAAAAAGAGAATCCGCATAGAAGACCTGCCAGAACAGGATATTGAGCAGGCTGTTTTTCTAATGCATTTCTACCGCTTTGAAGAAGAAATCTGCAAAAGGCTTCATGGTCTGGTTAACCATCCCTCACCTGTAAGCAGGGAAAAAGTTGAACAGGTTTTGCCAGAAGTTGAAGAAAAATTAGGTTTTCAACTTTCTGATGAGCAGCGTGAAGCTGTTTTTGATGCCTGTATCAATAAATTTTTTATTATAACCGGTGGACCGGGAACTGGAAAAACCACCATCACAAAAGCAGTTGTGACCACTCTCAGAGAGCTGGGGCTTAAAGTCAAACTTGCCGCACCTACCGGAAGGGCCGCTAAACGTCTTTCGGAAGCAACCGGACGTCAGGCGACAACCATTCATCGCATGCTCCAGTTTACCCCGGAATCCGGAGGTTTTTTTTACAATGAAGACCAGAAACTTAAAGCTGATGTTTTAGTTGTTGATGAAGCTTCAATGCTTGATTGTCAGCTGTGTCTGGCTGTGTTGAGGGCTGTTCCGCTTACATGCAGGGTTATCTTTGTCGGCGATGTAAATCAGTTGCCGTCAGTCGGACCGGGAAATGTCCTTTCAGATCTTTTACAGAGCGGGCAGGTTCCAAGTGCTGTTTTAAACCATATTTTCCGGCAGGCGCAGGAAAGCTATATTGTTGTCAACGCTCACCGCATCAATGACGGTGAGTTCCCATTGAATCATCCCAAGGAAGCTCCTGAATCAGATTTCTACTGGATACCTCAGGAAAATCTGCAGAAAGTACAGGATATGATTGTCCAGAGTGTTTGTGAAAGGATTCCGGAACGTTATTTTCTTGACCCAATGACAGATATACAGGTTCTGACTCCCATGCATAAAGGAGAGGTCGGAACCCAGAGACTTAATCAGGTCCTTCAGGAGAAACTCAATCCTGCTAAAGGAGCTGTGCTCACCAGAGGCAATACCGAATTTAGAGTTGGTGACAGAATACTTCAGCTTCGCAATAATTATGAAAAAGAAGTCTTTAACGGTGATCTCGGAAGAGTTTTTTATATTGATAAAGAAGAGGGAGAGCTAACGGCTGAATTTGATGGCAATATTGTTCATTATGAAAGCTCCGAGCTCGATGAACTTTCACTTGCTTATGCTGTAAGTGTGCATAAGTCGCAGGGAAGTGAGTATCCGGCGGTTGTTATGCCTGTGGTTACCCAGCATTATCTTTTATTGCAGCGCAATCTCTTATATACTGCTCTGACAAGAGCCAGAAGGCTGGCAGTTCTTGTCGGTGGCAATAAAGCTTTTCAGATAGGACTTAATAACGTGACCGCAGGTAAAAGGTTTACACATCTCCGTTACAGGATAAAGAGAATATTTGAAGAAAATTCTTTATAG
- the recR gene encoding recombination mediator RecR, whose translation MENLPAPLREVAQQLAHLPGLGPKSAMRIALTLLKMPREKVTGLGQSIIDLREKLCICEECASITETCPCPICSDPERNREQLCLVSEWDSLLSIEEMGLYRGYYLVLGGLLSPLDGVSPGNLEFELLFKRLEKGEVKELILALGATVDAEATVSYLKNVLDERFPHIELTRLAQGIPIGSEVKYTDKETLRQSLEYRQKL comes from the coding sequence ATGGAAAATCTACCAGCTCCTTTGAGAGAAGTTGCGCAGCAGCTTGCTCATTTGCCGGGATTAGGGCCTAAGTCCGCTATGCGTATAGCTCTGACCCTTTTGAAGATGCCTCGTGAAAAAGTCACGGGACTTGGACAAAGCATAATCGATTTGCGTGAAAAACTTTGCATCTGTGAAGAATGCGCAAGCATTACTGAAACCTGTCCGTGCCCTATATGCTCTGACCCTGAGCGTAACCGTGAACAGCTGTGTCTTGTGTCAGAATGGGATTCCTTGCTGTCTATTGAAGAAATGGGCCTTTACCGCGGCTATTATCTGGTTCTTGGAGGCCTGCTTTCTCCTCTGGACGGAGTTTCGCCGGGGAATCTTGAATTCGAGCTGCTTTTTAAGCGACTTGAAAAGGGAGAAGTGAAGGAATTAATCCTTGCTCTCGGGGCCACTGTTGATGCTGAAGCAACTGTATCTTACCTGAAAAATGTGCTCGATGAGCGGTTTCCGCATATTGAATTGACTCGTCTGGCGCAGGGTATCCCCATAGGTTCAGAGGTAAAATATACAGATAAGGAAACTTTGCGGCAGTCTTTGGAGTACCGCCAGAAACTTTAG
- a CDS encoding YbaB/EbfC family nucleoid-associated protein, with product MKGMNDMLRQAQVMQRKMTKLQDELKEREVEATAGGGMVTAKVTGAQEVRSITIDPTVVESGDVEMVQDLVLSAVNEALKKSKAMMESEMGQITGGLNIPGMF from the coding sequence ATGAAAGGTATGAACGATATGCTGCGTCAGGCTCAGGTTATGCAGCGCAAAATGACTAAACTTCAGGATGAACTTAAAGAACGCGAAGTTGAAGCTACTGCCGGTGGAGGAATGGTTACCGCGAAGGTTACCGGTGCTCAGGAAGTACGCTCAATCACTATTGACCCTACAGTTGTTGAATCCGGTGATGTAGAAATGGTTCAGGATCTGGTTTTGTCTGCGGTTAATGAGGCTCTTAAAAAATCTAAAGCAATGATGGAATCTGAAATGGGCCAGATTACCGGTGGTCTGAATATTCCGGGTATGTTTTAG
- the dnaX gene encoding DNA polymerase III subunit gamma/tau, with protein sequence MSTASLTAKYRPQTFAEVAGQQAVKTILSRAAAQDKVAPAYLFSGTRGVGKTTIARIFAKALNCANGPAAEPCNECVHCKQITAGIGVDVIEIDAASHGKVEDARRLKEDIGYAPIECRYKVFIIDEAHMLTTQAFNALLKTLEEPPPHATFIMATTETHKFPATIISRCQHYSFKMLSMPELTDHLENILHKENIDYEKGAVSLIAKRGAGSVRDSMSLLGQVLALGNDRLVEADIRSILGLAGKDVFFTLMQAIHDRDLVLVGEVVRQVLDQGLDLGFFIRELGSFWRNLFLIGQSGERAVPLLELSSAEAQEFMRWAEIFDRSFVHACWQMTVDGQRKVLTSLEPALALELLLLNMANLPDLISMEKCGSMISRGAGQQNQARPGSAAPRNSNAETPGHRRNLSRPQSGSPNGKAAHSGNMDAVNPGMMSGQGRGFSGAQRENGSGSSSSAGESSDSSSTEPNTGGLTADINNPEGDSSVVLNDSNTLQNSNSVTAVNNAADNKEFSPMPDNTGHEFSAEKASETSRVVKGPAVSSDISGEKSFDGFLKYAAENGANGFLIGLKKCNGKLVDNKLILTCTNPFHHDQITDSESLSAIKRFSKEYFGPDIVIEFKIRKGTARKSSSDLRKEVEEHPDIARVIDTFGASIVSVERRKK encoded by the coding sequence ATGAGCACAGCCAGCCTTACCGCTAAATATCGTCCCCAGACTTTTGCTGAAGTTGCGGGGCAGCAAGCCGTTAAAACAATACTTTCCCGCGCAGCAGCGCAGGATAAAGTTGCCCCGGCGTATCTGTTCAGCGGAACCAGAGGGGTCGGCAAAACTACAATAGCCAGAATTTTTGCCAAGGCTTTGAATTGTGCCAACGGTCCTGCAGCTGAACCATGCAACGAATGTGTGCACTGCAAACAGATAACTGCCGGTATAGGCGTTGATGTTATCGAGATTGATGCTGCGTCACACGGTAAAGTTGAAGATGCCAGACGACTGAAAGAGGATATAGGCTATGCTCCTATTGAATGTCGCTACAAAGTCTTCATAATAGATGAAGCTCATATGTTGACGACTCAGGCATTCAATGCTCTGCTCAAGACTCTTGAAGAACCACCGCCGCATGCCACATTTATAATGGCTACTACTGAGACTCATAAGTTTCCTGCCACCATTATCAGCCGCTGCCAGCATTACTCTTTTAAAATGCTGAGCATGCCGGAACTGACTGATCATCTGGAAAATATCCTGCACAAGGAAAATATAGACTACGAGAAAGGTGCTGTTTCTCTTATTGCGAAAAGAGGAGCAGGCAGTGTCAGGGATTCCATGTCTCTGCTTGGGCAGGTTCTGGCTCTTGGTAATGACCGTCTGGTTGAAGCTGACATCAGGAGTATTCTGGGACTTGCAGGAAAGGATGTTTTTTTCACTCTTATGCAGGCCATTCACGATCGTGACCTTGTCCTTGTCGGAGAAGTTGTCCGACAGGTTCTTGATCAGGGACTCGATCTTGGATTTTTCATAAGGGAGCTAGGTTCATTCTGGCGCAATCTTTTTCTTATCGGACAATCGGGGGAGAGAGCCGTTCCTCTGCTTGAACTTTCCTCAGCTGAAGCGCAGGAGTTTATGCGCTGGGCTGAAATTTTTGACCGTTCTTTTGTCCATGCCTGCTGGCAGATGACCGTAGACGGACAGAGAAAGGTCTTAACAAGTCTTGAACCTGCTCTGGCTCTGGAACTTCTGCTTCTTAACATGGCCAATCTTCCTGATCTCATTTCCATGGAGAAATGCGGTTCCATGATTTCGCGTGGAGCCGGGCAACAGAATCAGGCCAGACCCGGATCTGCAGCTCCGAGAAATTCCAATGCTGAAACCCCGGGGCATAGAAGAAATCTTTCCAGACCCCAGTCGGGAAGTCCGAACGGCAAGGCTGCTCATTCCGGAAACATGGATGCGGTCAATCCCGGAATGATGTCCGGGCAGGGGCGCGGTTTTTCCGGTGCTCAGCGTGAAAACGGATCAGGTTCATCTTCTTCTGCAGGAGAATCTTCAGATTCCTCTTCAACGGAGCCTAATACGGGTGGGCTAACGGCAGATATAAATAATCCTGAGGGTGATAGTTCTGTTGTTTTAAATGATTCTAACACGTTGCAAAATTCTAATTCTGTTACTGCTGTAAATAATGCAGCAGACAATAAAGAATTTTCTCCCATGCCTGATAATACCGGGCATGAATTTTCAGCTGAAAAAGCATCAGAAACCAGTAGGGTTGTAAAAGGGCCAGCTGTCTCTTCAGATATCTCAGGAGAGAAGAGTTTTGATGGTTTTTTAAAGTATGCAGCTGAAAACGGGGCAAACGGTTTTTTGATCGGGTTAAAAAAATGTAATGGTAAGCTGGTCGACAATAAACTTATTTTGACCTGCACTAATCCTTTCCATCACGATCAGATTACTGACAGTGAAAGCCTGTCCGCAATCAAGAGGTTTTCTAAAGAATATTTCGGACCCGATATCGTTATCGAGTTTAAAATACGAAAAGGGACCGCACGCAAATCCAGCAGTGATTTGCGGAAAGAGGTTGAGGAACATCCGGATATAGCAAGGGTGATTGATACATTCGGAGCTTCAATTGTTTCTGTTGAACGCAGGAAAAAGTAA
- a CDS encoding branched-chain amino acid transaminase, translated as MVQKAEKIWFDGEFVPWDEAQVHVLTHTLHYGVGVFEGIRAYNTADGRSAVFRLREHVVRLFDSAKILGIKIPFSVEEIETAIIETLRINGHKEAYIRPLVFIGEGSMGVHPGTCPIRVCIATWYWGAYLGEDALEKGIRIKTSSFTRHHVNAMMTKAKACGNYVNSVLAKMEAVTDGYDEALMLDPQGFVSEATGENIFIVKDGVIKTTPLTSVLRGITRDSLMKLMKSLGYEVQEQLFTRDELYTADEAFFSGTAAEVTPIREVDNRIIGAGRRGPVAEKLQKEFFDIVKGANSDYSEWLDYYEI; from the coding sequence ATGGTACAAAAAGCAGAAAAAATCTGGTTTGATGGTGAATTCGTTCCGTGGGATGAAGCTCAGGTTCATGTTCTGACTCATACTCTTCATTACGGTGTTGGTGTCTTTGAAGGAATACGTGCCTACAACACTGCTGATGGAAGGTCGGCTGTGTTCAGACTGAGGGAACATGTTGTCCGTCTGTTTGACTCGGCAAAAATTCTCGGAATAAAAATACCTTTCTCCGTGGAAGAGATTGAAACCGCTATTATTGAAACTCTGCGTATAAATGGTCATAAAGAAGCCTACATCAGACCTCTTGTTTTCATCGGCGAAGGTTCAATGGGAGTACATCCCGGAACCTGTCCTATACGCGTCTGTATCGCAACATGGTACTGGGGTGCTTACCTTGGTGAAGATGCTCTTGAAAAAGGTATCCGCATTAAAACATCTTCTTTTACCCGGCATCATGTAAATGCTATGATGACTAAAGCTAAAGCCTGCGGTAACTATGTAAACTCGGTTCTTGCCAAGATGGAAGCTGTAACTGACGGATATGATGAAGCATTGATGCTTGATCCGCAGGGATTCGTTTCTGAAGCTACAGGCGAAAATATTTTTATAGTCAAAGATGGAGTCATCAAGACAACTCCTTTGACCTCGGTTCTGCGTGGTATCACTCGTGACAGCCTTATGAAGCTGATGAAATCATTGGGATATGAAGTTCAGGAACAGCTTTTCACCCGTGATGAACTGTACACAGCCGATGAAGCTTTCTTCTCCGGTACTGCTGCTGAAGTTACACCTATCCGTGAAGTTGATAATAGGATAATCGGTGCCGGACGCCGCGGTCCAGTTGCTGAAAAACTCCAGAAAGAGTTTTTTGATATTGTCAAAGGTGCTAATTCCGATTACTCCGAGTGGCTCGATTATTACGAAATTTAG
- a CDS encoding isoamylase early set domain-containing protein: MAITKKFLKTKPVCKVKFELPKDEVENGESVFLVGDFNNWDTSTTPMKKLKSGKYTVTVDLATNQDYQFRYLVGHENWLNDTDADSYEPSPYADTDNSVVSV; this comes from the coding sequence ATGGCAATAACCAAGAAATTTCTTAAGACAAAGCCCGTCTGCAAAGTTAAATTTGAACTCCCGAAAGATGAAGTGGAAAATGGTGAGTCTGTTTTTCTTGTTGGTGACTTTAACAACTGGGATACAAGCACAACTCCCATGAAAAAACTGAAGTCCGGTAAATATACCGTAACAGTGGATCTGGCTACAAATCAGGATTATCAGTTCCGGTATCTGGTTGGTCATGAAAACTGGCTTAATGATACTGACGCTGACAGTTATGAACCTTCTCCATACGCTGATACCGATAATTCGGTTGTTTCAGTCTGA